Proteins encoded within one genomic window of Nitrospirota bacterium:
- a CDS encoding radical SAM protein, producing the protein MDIKNVYFIEVRSPGAHIFSRSAIPRLGAVLLATILRDRGYNVKVFIEDISEPDWEVLKEADIIGISTITSTALRAYQLAKKFSAMGIPIILGGPHPTFLPEEGLAYADYVIRGEGEETIVELIEHLSSGKSLNGISGLSYKDRDGIIIHNSHRGLIHDMDAAPIPDFDLVHNWGAKTTIPIATSRGCPFNCRFCSVIPMFGRKYRFKSIERVMKELRMVASEKVHIFFIDDNFAANKERTKTLLRGFLDEDIRIEWSAQVRTDIASDPELIDLMAKTGCFNVYVGFESINPQTLAFYNKHQSLEDIIKCIKILKDSSIGIHGMFVFGGDTDDIKTIKSTQRFARRLDIDSVQFMMLTPLPGTPIFDELMQEGRIIHTDWSKYDAHHAVFEPKLMTAFELHIETLKAMAKFYSWSRIFRNFLRFDYFYGFVGLYGKKSVKKALASSKEYLSSLYNRYVHRPPYTRYQQF; encoded by the coding sequence ATGGATATCAAAAATGTTTATTTCATTGAGGTAAGATCTCCGGGTGCCCATATATTCAGCCGTTCTGCTATACCGAGGCTCGGTGCCGTCCTTCTTGCCACAATCCTGAGAGACAGGGGATATAATGTAAAGGTTTTTATCGAAGATATATCCGAGCCCGACTGGGAAGTCTTGAAAGAAGCAGATATTATAGGTATTTCCACTATAACCTCAACTGCTCTGAGGGCATATCAACTTGCAAAGAAATTCAGTGCAATGGGAATACCGATTATCCTTGGGGGACCACACCCTACCTTCCTCCCTGAAGAGGGTCTGGCATATGCAGATTATGTTATAAGAGGCGAAGGGGAAGAAACAATTGTTGAACTTATCGAGCATCTATCTTCAGGTAAATCCTTAAATGGCATCAGCGGGCTTTCATACAAAGATAGAGATGGGATCATAATACATAACTCACATAGAGGACTCATTCATGACATGGATGCCGCCCCAATACCTGATTTCGATCTTGTCCATAACTGGGGAGCTAAGACAACAATACCTATCGCTACATCAAGGGGCTGTCCCTTCAACTGCAGGTTCTGTTCTGTAATCCCGATGTTCGGGAGGAAGTATCGCTTTAAATCCATTGAAAGGGTTATGAAAGAACTCAGGATGGTTGCCTCAGAAAAGGTTCATATCTTTTTTATTGATGATAACTTTGCAGCTAACAAAGAACGCACCAAAACTCTTCTCAGAGGATTTCTTGATGAAGATATTCGAATAGAGTGGTCTGCGCAGGTACGCACAGACATTGCCAGTGACCCTGAACTCATTGACCTTATGGCTAAAACAGGCTGTTTTAATGTCTATGTAGGGTTTGAGTCTATAAACCCTCAGACCCTTGCTTTTTATAACAAACATCAAAGTCTCGAAGATATAATAAAGTGTATAAAAATCCTTAAAGACTCCTCCATAGGGATCCACGGAATGTTTGTCTTTGGGGGTGATACCGACGATATTAAAACCATCAAAAGCACACAGAGATTTGCCAGACGCCTCGACATAGATTCTGTCCAGTTTATGATGCTCACGCCCCTTCCCGGGACCCCCATCTTCGATGAACTCATGCAGGAGGGTCGTATTATCCACACAGATTGGAGTAAATATGATGCTCATCATGCTGTGTTTGAACCAAAATTGATGACTGCCTTTGAACTGCATATTGAAACACTGAAAGCTATGGCAAAATTCTATTCGTGGAGTAGAATCTTCAGAAATTTTCTGCGCTTTGACTACTTTTATGGATTTGTAGGACTATACGGAAAGAAGTCTGTTAAAAAGGCACTCGCCTCCAGTAAAGAATACCTGTCCAGTTTGTATAATAGATATGTTCATCGACCTCCATACACACGGTATCAGCAGTTTTGA
- a CDS encoding sodium:solute symporter family protein translates to MLTTLDWSIVTIYMLLSVAIGIYFTKRASSSTNEFFLSGRNLPWWLAGTSMVATTFSSDTPLYVTGLVRSYGIYENWQWWCFVMSGMLSVFVFARLWKKAGVMTDVELTEIRYSGKSAAVLRGFRAIYFSVAIHTIIKAQVILAMAKILDVVVGWGKWEAIAISSGVTILYSLLSGYWGVILTDFFQFIIAMIGAVLLAYFAVRESGGLSNLKSNIEYTLGGNQHYTDFFPPLDSGLFGPAVLTFIAYMGLSWWSKYSSDGGGVIVQRMASCKDERHSIMATFYFNIANYALRSWPWILAALASLILYPTVKDHESVYPQMMVDLLPTGFRGLMLASFFAAFMSTLSTYLNLSSAYFINDFYRRFVKINATERHYVMIARVVTIILSIITGIVTYYATSIIEVFKFLIAFGSGTGLVYLLRWYWWRINAWSEISAMIASTAISSYLYILHPLMPFYVKLAIIILLSTVIWVLVTLITSPVEEKRLIEFYRNTSPGGIGWKSIEKRLQIKDAGTTDRRKKPLRDIILWVYGSIFIYGITIGSGMVLLGNTIHGIVYLFLALFCGIRLWRNFIDTISG, encoded by the coding sequence ATGCTTACCACTCTTGACTGGTCAATCGTAACAATCTATATGCTTCTTTCCGTTGCTATCGGCATTTATTTCACAAAGAGGGCGTCCTCAAGCACAAATGAGTTTTTTCTTTCAGGCAGAAATCTTCCGTGGTGGCTCGCAGGGACCTCAATGGTAGCAACAACATTCTCATCAGATACACCGCTGTATGTGACAGGGCTCGTTCGTTCGTATGGGATCTATGAGAACTGGCAGTGGTGGTGTTTTGTTATGAGCGGCATGCTTTCTGTCTTTGTATTTGCAAGACTCTGGAAGAAGGCAGGTGTAATGACTGATGTAGAACTCACAGAAATTAGATACTCAGGTAAATCTGCAGCAGTATTAAGAGGCTTCAGGGCTATATACTTTTCTGTCGCCATACATACCATCATAAAGGCACAGGTAATCCTCGCTATGGCAAAGATACTCGATGTTGTGGTCGGCTGGGGGAAGTGGGAGGCTATAGCCATATCAAGTGGCGTAACTATACTTTATTCGCTACTCTCAGGATACTGGGGTGTAATACTTACTGATTTCTTTCAGTTCATAATTGCTATGATAGGTGCTGTCCTGCTTGCGTATTTCGCTGTAAGGGAGTCAGGTGGATTATCTAATTTGAAGTCTAATATAGAATATACTCTGGGAGGAAACCAGCATTACACAGACTTTTTCCCTCCACTTGATTCAGGGTTATTTGGACCTGCAGTCCTCACATTTATTGCATACATGGGACTGAGCTGGTGGTCAAAATACTCATCTGATGGTGGAGGCGTTATTGTCCAGAGGATGGCATCGTGTAAAGACGAAAGGCATTCAATCATGGCAACATTTTACTTTAACATCGCAAACTATGCCCTCCGTTCATGGCCCTGGATACTCGCTGCACTCGCTTCTCTGATACTCTACCCCACTGTCAAGGACCATGAATCGGTCTATCCGCAGATGATGGTTGATTTACTACCAACAGGTTTTAGAGGACTCATGCTCGCATCCTTTTTTGCGGCATTCATGTCAACCCTAAGCACATACCTTAACCTTTCATCTGCATACTTTATTAATGATTTTTACAGGAGATTCGTAAAGATTAATGCTACTGAAAGACACTACGTTATGATTGCAAGAGTAGTCACCATTATTCTCAGTATCATAACGGGGATAGTCACATACTATGCCACTTCTATTATTGAGGTTTTCAAATTTCTCATCGCGTTTGGCAGCGGTACAGGTCTCGTATATCTCCTTAGGTGGTACTGGTGGAGGATAAACGCCTGGAGCGAGATATCAGCGATGATAGCATCCACCGCCATATCATCATATTTATACATATTGCATCCACTGATGCCGTTTTACGTAAAACTTGCCATAATAATCTTACTTTCAACGGTGATATGGGTTCTGGTTACGCTTATCACAAGTCCAGTTGAGGAAAAAAGACTTATTGAATTTTACAGAAATACATCGCCAGGGGGTATTGGCTGGAAGAGCATTGAGAAAAGATTGCAGATTAAAGATGCAGGGACGACGGACAGAAGAAAAAAACCTCTAAGAGATATTATTCTATGGGTTTATGGTTCTATATTTATATACGGAATCACGATAGGCTCTGGTATGGTCTTACTCGGCAATACGATTCATGGGATTGTTTATTTGTTCCTTGCTCTATTCTGCGGAATAAGATTGTGGAGGAATTTTATTGACACTATTTCAGGTTAG